The genomic interval TCCTCTTATATTGATGGGTTACACCAGACAGACTCATTCCCCCTATCATTTCCGATATCTCTCTGTTAAATGATGCTGTCTCTTTTTTTGAAAGATATATGAACATCCGCCTCCCGCTTCTTTCTTCAGGTGTATTAATTTCTTCAAGCCCCTTAATTTTATAATATCTGTATATCGCATCTCTTATTTCTTCAATATCGCTGACCCCTCATTTTCTCTCTTCCCTTCATTTTCTCTCTTCCCTTCCAGCCTTAGGCTGAGATTAAAGAGATAAAGGACTATTTATACTTCTCATGAAAAAAGGTTTTGCTTACTCAGAAATCGAAAAAGAGTTTTTGGACAAGCTCTGTGTCCCTTCCCCTTTTCCCAGAAAGACAGAATTAAGAGTTAAGATTTAAGAACTAAGAATCTTAGTTCTTAGCTCTTAGCTCTGCTTTGTTGGAAGTTTATCACAATAAAGTTGACAAAAAAAGCGATAGATGAAAAAGTATTAACCGGGAAAATGCAATTAACCACAGAGGACACAGAGAAAATGGAGTAATGGAGTGTTGGAGTATTGGGGGAAAAAGAACACATCACTCCATTACTCCAATACTCCAAATTATAGCTCTGTGATCTCTGTGGTTTCCTAAATGCATTATCCGGGTTAACCAGGAGCTAACAAATGGATCTTATATACATTCTTTTCCCGGTATCAGGGGTTGAAACATGGGTGTTTATCCCCCCTCTGGTAGCATTAGTCATTTCATTCTTCACCTCAATGGGAGGAGTCTCAGGTGCCTTTCTCCTGCTTCCATTCCAGATGAGTTTTCTCAATTACACCAGCCCATCTGTAAGTGCCACCAATTTCGTCTATAACATTGTCGCAATTCCGAGCGGCGTCTACCGCTATTTCAAGGAAGGCCGTATGGCATGGCCACTTACATGGGTTATTATTATCGGAACGCTTCCAGGTATATTTATTGGATACTATCTCAGGGTTCTGTATCTGCCTGACCCAAAAGCCTTCAACCTCTTTGCAGGCTGCGTGCTGCTTTATATTGGTGTCCGTCTTCTTTATGAGATTTCAGGAAAGGCAAGTAGTAGAAGAGCTAAGATAAATACCCTCAATGAAAAATTTAAGGAAAGAAGCACGCAGTTGAAAGAACAGCAAAATGCCAGAATAGCTGCCGGCCTTCCTCCAGAAGCAATAGTTAAAACGATTTCATCCACTCTGATAAAGATTGAATACGAGTTTTGTGGTGAAAGGTTTTCCTTCAGCACAATAGGCATGTTTATCCTTGCCTTCTTTGTGGGGATTATTGGTGGTGCATATGGAATCGGCGGAGGGGCGATCATTGCACCATTCTGTGTGGCAGTTTTTCACCTGCCGGTTTACACAGTTGCTGGCGCTGCATTGATGGGGACTTTTCTGACTTCTATCTCCGGCGTAGTATTTTACAGCGTTATTCCTGTTAAAGGCGTGGTAACTGCGCCTGACTGGTTACTGGGCTTTCTCTTTGGAATTGGTGGATTTGTCGGCATGTACCTTGGGGCGCGGGCTCAGAAATTTGTTCCACAGAAGTTTATAAAACTTATGTTAGGTGTGATTATTGTCTTTCTTGCCTTGCGATATATTTCACAATATTTTATCTGAAGCTGAAAAAACCTTTAAAACTTGCCCCATTATCCTTATAATAAAAACACAGATAATCACAGATTTACTTGCAAGTGGTCATTTGTGATCCTTATACGGAGGTAAACTTGAGCAGAAAAATTAAGATTGAACTTGCTGAGAGGGTAAAGAATCTTCCACCTTATCTTTTTGCAGCCATTGACAGAATGAAGCAGGAGGCCATTAGCAAAGGCGTTGACCTGATAGACCTGAGCATAGGGGACCCTGATATTGCAACCCCCAGACATATTGTTGAAAAAATGAAGGTTGCAGTTGAAAACCCCAGAAACCACCGCTATCCCTCTTATGAGGGGATGCCCTCTTTCAGAGAGGCGGTCAGAGACTGGTATAAAATGCGTTTCGGGGTATCCCTTAATGCAGACTCAGAAGTCATCTCACTTATCGGTTCCAAAGAGGGGATAGGTCATATCCCTTTGGCATTCATAAATACGGGGGATGTTGCACTTATTCCTTCTCCTGGTTATCCGGTCTATAGCGTTGCAACCATTTTTGCCGGGGGAGAAAGCTACACAATGCCACTGTTAAAAGAAAACCATTTTATCCCGGATTTAAAGGCAATACCTCAGGATATTTTAAAGAGGGCGCGGCTGATG from Nitrospirota bacterium carries:
- a CDS encoding sulfite exporter TauE/SafE family protein, yielding MLFPVSGVETWVFIPPLVALVISFFTSMGGVSGAFLLLPFQMSFLNYTSPSVSATNFVYNIVAIPSGVYRYFKEGRMAWPLTWVIIIGTLPGIFIGYYLRVLYLPDPKAFNLFAGCVLLYIGVRLLYEISGKASSRRAKINTLNEKFKERSTQLKEQQNARIAAGLPPEAIVKTISSTLIKIEYEFCGERFSFSTIGMFILAFFVGIIGGAYGIGGGAIIAPFCVAVFHLPVYTVAGAALMGTFLTSISGVVFYSVIPVKGVVTAPDWLLGFLFGIGGFVGMYLGARAQKFVPQKFIKLMLGVIIVFLALRYISQYFI
- a CDS encoding LL-diaminopimelate aminotransferase, whose translation is MKIELAERVKNLPPYLFAAIDRMKQEAISKGVDLIDLSIGDPDIATPRHIVEKMKVAVENPRNHRYPSYEGMPSFREAVRDWYKMRFGVSLNADSEVISLIGSKEGIGHIPLAFINTGDVALIPSPGYPVYSVATIFAGGESYTMPLLKENHFIPDLKAIPQDILKRARLMFINYPNNPTSAIVQKEFFEEVVEFAFKHNIIVCHDAAYSEIYYDDYKPLSFLQIPGAIDVGMEFHSLSKTYNMTGWRIGFAAGNSKVITGLGKIKTNLDSGVFQAIQEAAIAAFNTDDSILSDIRKTYQDRRDALYNGLKGLGFHLIKPKATFYLWA